From the genome of Leishmania braziliensis MHOM/BR/75/M2904 complete genome, chromosome 26, one region includes:
- a CDS encoding putative 10 kDa heat shock protein: protein MFRFTAPALKKLQPLGQRVLVKRTQAAKQTKAGVLIPEQVAGKINEGTVVAVATGSKDWTPTVKVGDMVLLPEYGGSSVKVEGEEFFLYEESALLGVLCN from the coding sequence ATGTTTCGCTTCACCGCCCCCGCCTtgaagaagctgcagccgctgggCCAGCGCGTGCTGGTGAAGCGCACGCAGGCGGCGAAGCAGACCAAGGCCGGCGTCCTGATCCCTGAGCAGGTGGCCGGCAAGATTAACGAGGGCACCgttgtggcggtggcgacgggGTCGAAGGACTGGACGCCGACGGTGAAGGTGGGCGACATGGTGTTGCTTCCGGAGTACGGCGGCTCTTCGGTGAAggtggagggcgaggagtTCTTCCTGTACGAGGAGAGCGCGCTGCTTGGCGTGCTGTGTAACTGA
- a CDS encoding putative protein disulfide isomerase, which produces MNRQLSVLLVLVLVGFVAAASLDNVNLSVEIPGVVQMNGENFDQLVGKDRAALVVFYTPLCMRSRLMVPEYTELGAAYKKSNNANDLLVIGKVDGTVEVELRERFNLVDSPTVLFFAPGSLEPVRYSKSLNSYSFIKYLSKEVNNLRLFMVKEPQFETELEHINFDSVINDPSRAVFVMFYLPWTPESKNLMLIYNDLAKVFLGDKDVVIARIDVSDVSSKYMVKYNILETPSVYFFPKGANAEPVKYRRRHHLEGLVAFVNKRAGKNRLVNGDISRDYGVVDKLSEAAARVVKSGESAHAAIEAVKVTAAKWMKGGAGAYYITVTERLAVRGAVYIENELARLQRTLQGAMAANCRDEVVKRVNILTSIQQYIEQQAT; this is translated from the coding sequence ATGAACCGTCAGCTCAGTGTtctgctggtgctggtgctcgtGGGTTTCGTAGCCGCGGCGTCGCTCGACAACGTGAACCTAAGTGTGGAGATACCGGGTGTAGTTCAGATGAATGGGGAGAACTTCGACCAACTGGTTGGAAAGGACAGAGCAGCGCTAGTGGTGTTTTACACCCCATTGTGTATGCGAAGTCGGCTGATGGTCCCCGAGTACACGGAGCTGGGCGCGGCCTACAAGAAGAGCAACAACGCGAACGATCTGCTGGTAATTGGCAAGGTGGATGGAACGGTGGAAGTCGAACTCAGAGAGCGCTTCAACCTCGTGGATTCCCCGACTgtcctcttcttcgctcctGGCTCATTAGAGCCAGTGCGGTACAGTAAAAGTCTCAATAGTTACAGCTTTATCAAGTACCTCTCGAAGGAGGTGAATAACCTGAGGCTCTTCATGGTGAAGGAGCCACAGTTTGAAACGGAACTGGAGCACATAAACTTCGACTCAGTCATCAACGACCCGTCGAGGGCGGTGTTCGTCATGTTCTACCTCCCGTGGACTCCGGAAAGCAAGAATCTGATGCTGATTTACAACGACCTGGCCAAAGTGTTCTTGGGGGATAAGGATGTTGTGATCGCCCGCATCGACGTCAGCGACGTCAGCAGTAAGTACATGGTCAAGTACAATATTTTGGAGACGCCGTCGGTGTACTTCTTCCCTAAAGGCGCCAACGCGGAACCAGTCAAGTACAGGCGACGCCATCACTTGGAGGGCTTAGTCGCTTTTGTGAACAAAAGGGCCGGGAAGAACCGCCTTGTTAACGGCGACATCTCACGAGACTACGGCGTCGTTGACAAGCTCtccgaggcggcagcgcgcgtgGTGAAATCCGGCGAGAGCGCTCATGCAGCAATAGAGGCGGTGAAGGTGACCGCTGCCAAGTGGATGAAGGGCGGGGCCGGCGCGTACTACATCACGGTGACGGAGCGCCTTGCGGTGAGGGGCGCCGTGTACATAGAGAATGAGCTGGCGCGTCTGCAGCGCACCCTTCAAGGCGCCATGGCGGCCAATTGTCGTGATGAAGTGGTGAAGCGCGTCAACATACTGACTTCGATCCAGCAGTACATCGAGCAACAGGCCACGTAG
- a CDS encoding putative sphingosine kinase A, B: protein MPVAYPWSLGAPQAVADKMEASVLNKGRICTLTYSPSRGAFRITRMSSSGKTRTVLNIPVRLIINIETAAERDARQRARQANDDTIRLVFAENSRGTGSLLCSFPSGTGEDNEALVFAHSRVNTASSTVGIQSGSLHRRTSSRFSTYADASLADTTAPGIRYYMHYVRQRNKGHPSIHTLEFQSNGSAEAVRCVVSQVVERIYQKGSKHIIVFISTKSGKGKGEHIFEKQVRPLLHFSRHTFHAYVTRRAHDCEDYVANLENPMSHNTVIATVGGDGMIHETVNGMHRRKLALVRWLRSVTTEVSTGDTPVVSSNMFLQLNDNSSCAEAGARILPALCEGIWTVTPTELNSINKAALHNEAISGSHLPFIQLGWEEKKHNGDGRSGATSSVEETAREAHRLAHCLVQNGWDALMPLVATVATGSACGLAKSLDILSVAEAALSLVHLSTVHMDLLMMKFTPNEDMLEFHRGRMSAKRLEAAKRKFSQYEKDKAVELQERSRLKEEFHRHPQTLTAAEYAAPFLKDGSSVFRDAVSCATRMPELHSRVAFMSLSFGAANDIDHGSESLRWMGNARFHVYGGYMILRGLRGYKGILRYLPWESKAGKTVEKLHPRSRMPSTDDFPLCTMREGCMHCCQYKFTPCGASPLSSSTQVNEAQPGPTSNTSRGGVRASSAAATLAPYTDRELLHEEVVDFNDEHLPWVTIRGDFCFMLMCNLRDIAQDMLMAPLAHMSDGAIDVVYCRFDPTTGRRGRMEMLKFFMSLESGSHVNLEYVSYVKARALEIKVDAGISMSDGELMPLSSVRVTKMRGSVQLVRSE from the coding sequence ATGCCCGTCGCCTACCCTTGGAGCCTTGGTGCTCCTCAAGCCGTGGCTGACAAGATGGAGGCTTCCGTGTTGAACAAGGGCAGGATCTGTACCCTCACCTACTCGCCTAGCCGCGGGGCCTTTCGTATCACGCGCATGtcgagcagcggcaagacGCGCACAGTCCTGAACATCCCGGTGAGGCTGATCATCAACATCGAGACCGCGGCCGAGCGAGacgcgcggcagcgagcacgcCAAGCAAACGACGACACGATCAGGCTTGTCTTTGCCGAGAACAGCCGTGGTACGGGGAGTCTTCTTTGCTCCTTCCCTTCCGGCACCGgcgaggacaacgaggcaCTGGTGTTCGCCCACTCCCGCGTCAACACGGCGTCCTCCACAGTGGGGATTCAGAGTGGGTCACTTCACCGACGTACTTCGTCGCGCTTCAGCACGTACGCAGACGCCTCCCTGGCGGACACCACGGCGCCGGGCATCCGCTACTACATGCACTACGTGCGGCAGCGCAACAAGGGACACCCGTCTATCCACACGCTGGAGTTCCAGTCGAACGGctcggcggaggcggtgcggtgcgTTGTGTCCcaggtggtggagcgcaTCTACCAGAAGGGCTCGAAGCACATTATTGTCTTTATTAGCACCAAGTCTGGCAAGGGGAAGGGTGAGCATATCTTTGAGAAGCAGGTGCGCCCTCTGCTGCACTTCAGCCGCCACACATTCCATGCCTACGTGACGCGCCGCGCGCACGACTGCGAGGACTACGTGGCGAACCTGGAGAATCCGATGAGCCATAACACCGTCATTGCTACCGTCGGCGGGGACGGCATGATTCACGAAACGGTGAATGGCATGCACCGCCGCAAGCTGGCGCTcgtgcgctggctgcgcagCGTGACAACTGAGGTGAGCACGGGGGACACTCCCGTCGTCTCATCCAATATGTTTCTGCAGCTGAAcgacaacagcagctgcgctgaaGCAGGTGCGCGAATCCTCCCAGCGCTCTGCGAGGGAATATGGACGGTGACGCCAACAGAGTTGAACAGCATTAACAAAGCGGCGCTTCACAACGAGGCTATCTCCGGCTCTCATTTGCCCTTCATTCAGCTGGGttgggaggagaagaagcatAACGGTGACGGTAGAAGCGGTGCGACGTCGTCGGTCGAGGAGACTGCCCGAGAGGCTCATCGACTTGCTCACTGCCTGGTTCAGAATGGCTGGGATGCGTTGATGCCGCTCGTTGCAACGGTGGCGACCGGAAGTGCCTGTGGCCTTGCTAAGAGTCTTGACATTCTCTCCGTCGCtgaggcagcgctgtcgctggtgCACCTGAGCACGGTGCACATGGACCTGCTGATGATGAAGTTCACACCGAACGAGGATATGTTGGAGTTCCACCGCGGCCGTATGAGCGCGAAGCGACTCGAAGCCGCAAAGCGCAAGTTCTCGCAGTACGAGAAAGACAAGGCGGTAGAGTTGCAGGAGCGCTCGCGGCTGAAGGAGGAGTTTCACCGGCATCCCCAAACGCTGACGGCGGCTGAGTATGCGGCACCCTTCCTGAAGGATGGCTCGAGCGTCTTCCGCGACGCCGTCAGCTGCGCGACGCGGATGCCGGAGTTACACAGCCGTGTCGCCTTCATGTCGCTATCGTTTGGCGCTGCGAACGACATCGACCACGGGTCGGAGTCGCTGCGGTGGATGGGCAATGCCCGCTTCCATGTGTACGGCGGGTACATGATACTACGTGGTCTCAGGGGGTACAAGGGCATATTGCGCTACCTGCCGTGGGAGAGCAAGGCCGGCAAGACGGTCGAGAAGCTGCACCCACGCAGCAGGATGCCATCGACGGACGATTTTCCACTTTGCACGATGCGGGAGGGCTGCATGCACTGTTGCCAGTACAAGTTTACCCCCTGCGGCGcgtcgccgctctcctcctcgacgcAGGTCAATGAGGCGCAGCCAGGTCCGACTTCAAACACCAGCCGAGGCGGTGTCCGGGCCAGTAGTGCCGCAGCCACTCTCGCCCCCTACACGGACAGGGAGCTGCTCCACGAGGAAGTCGTGGACTTCAATGATGAACACCTGCCGTGGGTAACTATTCGTGGTGATTTCTGCTTTATGCTCATGTGCAACTTGCGGGATATAGCCCAGGACATGCTCATGGCGCCGTTAGCACACATGTCGGATGGCGCCATCGACGTAGTCTACTGCCGCTTTGACCCCACCACAGGCCGTAGAGGCCGAATGGAGATGCTGAAGTTCTTCATGTCTCTGGAGTCCGGCTCGCATGTCAATCTCGAATATGTGAGCTATGTGAAGGCGCGCGCGTTGGAGATCAAGGTTGATGCTGGCATCTCGATGTCGGACGGAGAGTTGATGCCGCTCAGCTCCGTGCGTGTCACAAAGATGCGCGGCAGCGTGCAGCTCGTGCGCAGTGAgtag